Proteins encoded within one genomic window of bacterium:
- a CDS encoding DinB family protein, with protein sequence MLVLKYPIPVKIPSPRMGPQGDRSLAELRREWDENQQWLGAYAAGLVRDGVAKAVFVHPVAGPMTVTQAVAMDQLHLDRHIRQIRRRQYLMG encoded by the coding sequence ATGCTGGTACTCAAGTACCCCATTCCCGTGAAGATTCCGTCGCCCCGGATGGGCCCGCAAGGCGATCGTTCGCTGGCCGAGCTGCGGCGCGAATGGGACGAGAATCAGCAGTGGCTGGGGGCCTATGCCGCGGGTCTCGTTCGTGACGGCGTCGCCAAGGCCGTCTTCGTTCACCCGGTCGCGGGCCCGATGACCGTGACCCAGGCGGTCGCGATGGATCAGCTTCATCTGGATAGGCATATTCGGCAGATCCGGAGGCGTCAGTACCTGATGGGCTGA
- a CDS encoding site-2 protease family protein has protein sequence MPDQLLEGAVFYVVFLFAVTLHEAAHAWAAKLGGDLTAYYGGQVSLDPIPHIRREPFGMVILPILSVILTGWPFGFASAPYDPDWARRHPKRAGWMALAGPGANLLLVLVAAAIISVGVKTSVFTAPSSVFFSQVTEAASAGPAQAVAFVLSVFFSLNLVLLLLNLIPVPPLDGYGALALVLPRSALEAYQGFSRQPMIGWVGILVAWKLFGSLYHPVFLFAVNLLYPGAQYG, from the coding sequence ATGCCGGATCAACTCCTCGAGGGTGCCGTCTTCTACGTCGTCTTCCTCTTCGCGGTCACCCTCCACGAAGCCGCCCATGCCTGGGCCGCGAAGCTCGGTGGTGACCTGACTGCCTACTACGGCGGCCAGGTCTCGCTCGATCCCATTCCGCACATCCGGCGCGAGCCCTTCGGGATGGTCATCTTGCCGATCCTGAGCGTGATTCTGACCGGGTGGCCGTTCGGCTTCGCCAGCGCGCCCTACGACCCGGACTGGGCTCGGCGTCACCCAAAGCGGGCTGGATGGATGGCCCTCGCCGGGCCCGGAGCCAATCTTCTGCTCGTGCTCGTCGCGGCGGCCATCATCTCGGTGGGCGTCAAGACGTCTGTTTTCACGGCCCCCTCGTCGGTCTTCTTCTCCCAGGTCACCGAGGCCGCGAGCGCGGGCCCGGCCCAGGCCGTCGCATTCGTTCTTAGCGTCTTCTTTTCGCTCAACCTGGTGCTCTTACTTCTCAACCTCATCCCCGTCCCGCCCCTCGACGGCTACGGCGCCCTGGCACTCGTCCTCCCCCGGTCCGCCCTCGAGGCCTACCAGGGCTTCAGCCGGCAGCCCATGATCGGCTGGGTCGGAATCCTGGTGGCCTGGAAGCTCTTCGG